The proteins below are encoded in one region of Rhizobium sp. 9140:
- a CDS encoding ABC transporter permease, with product MSMLGLYGKRLLPQFIALAIILGLVSIAFPGFFNLQVQNGRLYGSLIDILNRGAPVALLAIGMTVVIATKGIDLSVGAVMAICGAVAASAITSGYSLPATLLVTVGVGVLCGLWNGILVAILDIQPIIATLVLMVAGRGIAQMVTNGAILTFNDEGLIFIGSGSLFGLPMPIVIWITAGILVALLVRRTALGMLIEAVGVNRRASTLAGVSTPVLLIAAYVLSGLCASVAGIIAAADIRGADANNAGLWLELDAILAVVIGGTSLLGGRFSIAASLLGAMIIQSINTGILLSGFPPEFNLIIKAAIIVFILVLQSPKLQGTLAFFSRSNAATKPAESKAK from the coding sequence ATGTCCATGCTCGGCCTTTACGGCAAGCGGCTTCTGCCGCAGTTCATCGCACTCGCCATCATCCTTGGCCTCGTGTCGATCGCCTTTCCCGGCTTCTTCAATCTCCAGGTCCAGAACGGTCGGCTTTACGGCTCGCTGATCGATATCCTCAATCGCGGCGCGCCGGTGGCGCTCCTGGCGATCGGCATGACTGTGGTTATCGCCACCAAGGGCATCGACCTTTCCGTCGGTGCCGTCATGGCGATCTGCGGGGCTGTTGCGGCCTCTGCCATCACCTCCGGCTATTCGCTGCCGGCCACGCTGCTGGTCACGGTCGGCGTCGGTGTCTTGTGCGGCCTTTGGAACGGCATCCTCGTCGCCATCCTCGATATCCAGCCGATCATTGCCACGCTGGTGCTGATGGTGGCCGGGCGTGGCATCGCGCAGATGGTGACCAATGGCGCCATCCTGACTTTCAACGACGAAGGCCTGATCTTCATCGGCAGCGGCTCTCTGTTTGGCCTACCCATGCCGATCGTCATCTGGATCACGGCCGGCATTCTCGTCGCTCTCCTGGTGCGGCGCACCGCGCTCGGCATGCTGATCGAGGCCGTCGGCGTCAATCGCCGGGCGAGCACGCTTGCGGGGGTCTCGACCCCTGTGCTGCTGATCGCGGCCTATGTCCTTTCGGGCCTCTGCGCCTCCGTTGCCGGCATCATCGCGGCCGCCGATATTCGCGGTGCCGATGCCAACAATGCCGGGCTCTGGCTCGAACTCGACGCGATCCTTGCGGTCGTCATCGGCGGCACATCGCTGCTTGGCGGCCGGTTCTCCATCGCGGCCTCGCTGCTCGGCGCCATGATCATCCAGTCGATCAATACCGGCATTCTGCTCTCGGGCTTCCCGCCGGAGTTCAACCTGATCATCAAGGCGGCGATCATCGTCTTCATTCTGGTTCTGCAATCGCCCAAGCTGCAAGGTACGCTTGCCTTCTTCTCCCGGTCGAATGCCGCCACCAAGCCTGCGGAGAGCAAAGCGAAATGA
- the ytfR gene encoding galactofuranose ABC transporter, ATP-binding protein YtfR, protein MQPDPDTVLSANRIDKVFPGAKALSQVDFTLRRGEVHALLGENGAGKSTLVKCLTGAYHRDGGTILLDGTEIDPRDTLDAQRLGIGTVYQEVNLLPNLSVAENLFLGRQPRRFGLIDTGAVNRKARTLLADYELDIDVTAGLDSFSVAIQQVIAIARAVDVSGKVLILDEPTASLDAHEVAMLFRVVRRLKARGLGIIFITHFLEQVYEITDRVTILRNGQLVGTRDTASLERRELIAMMLGRELAAEVHDEAGAAKVADGPVRFQFRDFGRKGRINPFDLDVKAGEVIGIAGLLGSGRTETAEVMFGARRADSGTATIDGKAADLSSPRAAIRQKFGFCPEDRKTDGIIGDLSVRENIALALQARRGWARPIARAEQDRLAAEYIKALDIRTTDAEKPIRLLSGGNQQKAILARWLATNPEFLILDEPTRGIDVGAHAEIIRLIETLCEKGMSLIVISSEIEELVVYSHRVIVLRDQQHVAELTGAEITTDSIVNTIAGPAKTPAQISTAAGEIA, encoded by the coding sequence ATGCAGCCAGATCCGGATACCGTTCTATCCGCCAACCGCATCGACAAGGTGTTTCCGGGTGCCAAGGCGCTCAGCCAGGTCGATTTCACGCTCCGGCGCGGCGAGGTGCATGCGCTTCTCGGCGAAAACGGCGCGGGCAAGTCCACGCTGGTGAAGTGCCTGACGGGTGCCTACCACCGCGACGGCGGCACGATCCTGCTCGATGGCACGGAAATCGACCCCCGCGATACGCTCGACGCACAGCGGCTTGGTATCGGCACCGTCTATCAGGAGGTCAACCTCCTGCCCAATCTGAGCGTCGCCGAAAACCTCTTCCTCGGACGTCAGCCCCGCCGGTTCGGCCTGATCGATACGGGCGCCGTCAACCGCAAGGCGCGGACGCTGCTGGCCGACTACGAGCTCGACATCGATGTGACCGCCGGTCTCGATAGTTTTTCCGTCGCCATCCAGCAGGTGATCGCCATTGCCCGCGCCGTCGATGTTTCGGGCAAGGTCCTGATCCTCGACGAACCCACCGCCAGCCTCGATGCCCACGAAGTCGCCATGCTGTTTCGCGTCGTGCGGCGGCTGAAGGCGAGGGGGCTCGGCATCATTTTCATCACCCACTTCCTTGAGCAGGTCTACGAGATCACCGACCGCGTCACCATCCTGCGCAACGGCCAGCTGGTCGGCACGCGCGACACGGCAAGCCTCGAGCGGCGCGAGCTGATCGCCATGATGCTCGGCCGCGAACTGGCCGCAGAGGTGCATGACGAGGCAGGCGCCGCAAAGGTCGCCGATGGTCCGGTGCGCTTCCAGTTCCGTGACTTCGGCCGCAAGGGGCGCATCAATCCGTTCGATCTCGACGTCAAGGCGGGCGAGGTCATCGGCATTGCCGGGCTGCTCGGCTCCGGTCGCACCGAAACGGCTGAGGTCATGTTCGGCGCCCGACGTGCCGACAGCGGCACCGCCACGATCGACGGCAAGGCGGCGGATCTGTCGTCACCGCGTGCCGCCATCCGCCAGAAGTTCGGCTTCTGCCCCGAGGATCGCAAGACCGATGGGATCATCGGCGACCTCTCGGTGCGTGAGAACATCGCGCTGGCCCTTCAGGCCCGGCGTGGCTGGGCGCGACCCATCGCGCGGGCCGAACAGGACCGTTTGGCGGCCGAATACATCAAGGCGCTCGATATCCGCACGACCGACGCGGAAAAGCCCATCCGACTTCTTTCCGGCGGCAACCAGCAGAAGGCGATCCTTGCCCGCTGGCTCGCAACCAACCCTGAATTCCTCATTCTCGACGAGCCGACGCGTGGCATCGATGTCGGTGCCCATGCCGAAATCATCCGGCTCATCGAAACGCTCTGCGAGAAAGGCATGTCGCTCATCGTGATCTCGTCTGAAATCGAGGAACTGGTGGTCTACAGCCACCGCGTGATCGTGCTGCGCGACCAGCAGCATGTGGCCGAGCTGACGGGTGCCGAGATTACCACGGACAGCATCGTCAATACGATTGCCGGACCGGCGAAGACGCCGGCTCAGATATCTACCGCAGCCGGGGAGATCGCGTAA
- the ytfQ gene encoding galactofuranose ABC transporter, galactofuranose-binding protein YtfQ, which translates to MKFVKALSCATVLAGCVFSSVSAADMTVGFSQIGSESGWRAAETTVTKQEAEKRGIDLKFADAQQKQENQIKALRSFIAQGVDAIFVAPVVATGWDEVLGEAKDAEIPVILLDRTVDADKSLYMTAVTSDLVHEGNVAGKWLVDTTAGKPCNVVELQGTTGSSPAIDRKKGFEEALKGHDNLKIVRSQTGDFTRTKGKEVMESFLKAENGGKNICALYAHNDDMAVGAIQAIKEAGLKPGTDILVVSIDAVPDIFQAMAAGEANATVELTPNMAGPAFDALAAFKKDGKEPPKWIQTESKLYTQADEPQKVYEAKKGLGY; encoded by the coding sequence ATGAAGTTTGTTAAGGCACTTAGCTGTGCAACAGTTCTCGCTGGCTGCGTTTTCTCGAGCGTATCCGCTGCCGACATGACGGTCGGCTTTTCGCAGATCGGTTCGGAGTCCGGCTGGCGCGCGGCAGAAACCACGGTGACGAAGCAGGAAGCCGAAAAGCGCGGCATCGACCTGAAGTTCGCCGATGCCCAGCAGAAGCAGGAAAACCAGATCAAGGCGCTTCGCTCGTTCATCGCACAGGGCGTCGATGCGATCTTCGTGGCGCCCGTCGTCGCGACCGGCTGGGACGAAGTCCTCGGCGAAGCCAAGGATGCCGAAATTCCGGTCATCCTGCTCGACCGTACCGTCGATGCCGACAAGAGCCTCTACATGACGGCCGTCACGTCGGATCTCGTGCATGAAGGCAATGTCGCCGGCAAGTGGCTGGTCGATACGACCGCCGGCAAGCCGTGCAATGTCGTCGAGCTTCAGGGCACGACAGGATCGTCGCCGGCCATCGACCGCAAGAAGGGCTTCGAAGAAGCGCTGAAGGGGCACGACAATCTCAAGATCGTGCGCTCGCAGACCGGCGACTTTACCCGCACCAAGGGCAAGGAAGTCATGGAAAGCTTCCTGAAGGCTGAGAACGGCGGCAAGAATATCTGCGCACTCTACGCCCACAATGACGACATGGCCGTCGGTGCGATCCAGGCCATCAAGGAAGCCGGCCTGAAGCCCGGCACCGACATTCTCGTCGTCTCCATCGACGCCGTGCCGGATATCTTCCAGGCCATGGCCGCCGGCGAAGCCAATGCGACGGTCGAGCTGACCCCGAACATGGCCGGCCCGGCCTTCGACGCTCTCGCCGCCTTCAAGAAGGACGGCAAGGAGCCGCCGAAGTGGATCCAGACGGAATCCAAGCTCTACACCCAGGCCGACGAGCCGCAGAAGGTGTACGAAGCCAAGAAGGGCCTCGGTTACTAA
- the araD gene encoding L-ribulose-5-phosphate 4-epimerase AraD, whose protein sequence is MSVYTELKREAYEANVSLPRHGLINLTFGNASAVDRARGVFAIKPSGVDYTAMTVEDMVIVDFDGKRVEGTLNPSSDTPTHRRLLMAFEEIGGVVHTHSSHATAFAQAGMPIPIFGTTHADYFNGDIPVTRKMTAEEIGTAYEWETGNVIVECFGNADPLDFPGVLVNRHAPFTWGKTVAKAVEVAVAVECIAHMAMMSLQLAPKLPQIEPELLAKHFKRKHGPGAYYGQSDSKTKS, encoded by the coding sequence ATGTCGGTCTATACGGAACTGAAGCGCGAAGCTTACGAGGCAAATGTTTCGCTGCCGCGCCACGGCCTGATCAACCTGACCTTCGGCAATGCGAGCGCGGTCGACCGCGCTCGCGGCGTCTTCGCGATCAAGCCGAGCGGCGTCGATTATACCGCGATGACGGTTGAGGACATGGTGATCGTCGACTTCGACGGCAAGCGGGTGGAGGGGACGCTCAACCCGTCCTCCGACACGCCGACACATCGCCGCCTGCTGATGGCTTTCGAGGAAATCGGCGGCGTGGTGCACACGCATTCCTCGCACGCCACCGCCTTCGCGCAGGCCGGCATGCCGATCCCCATCTTCGGGACGACGCATGCCGACTACTTCAACGGCGATATCCCGGTGACCCGTAAGATGACGGCCGAAGAGATCGGCACGGCCTATGAGTGGGAGACCGGCAACGTCATTGTGGAGTGCTTTGGCAATGCCGATCCGCTCGATTTTCCGGGCGTCCTCGTCAATCGCCACGCGCCGTTCACCTGGGGTAAGACGGTGGCGAAGGCGGTGGAAGTCGCGGTCGCCGTCGAGTGCATCGCGCATATGGCGATGATGTCCTTGCAACTCGCGCCGAAGCTGCCACAGATCGAGCCGGAACTGCTCGCCAAGCACTTCAAGCGTAAGCACGGGCCTGGTGCCTATTACGGCCAGAGCGACAGCAAAACCAAGTCCTAA